A region from the Dasypus novemcinctus isolate mDasNov1 chromosome Y unlocalized genomic scaffold, mDasNov1.1.hap2 SUPER_Y_unloc_1, whole genome shotgun sequence genome encodes:
- the LOC139438579 gene encoding testis-specific Y-encoded protein 3-like: protein MRMLSVHYLPSRSLSTEKRARRDICVGRANGAHNRKRERGRTGRLSGHRLGCQGAVFPAPLRFCGRDNRCGQPDPVWRGLPPWLRKFRPRTSRGPRAGPDLTFTERHARSPPACWRGGGTGPSWRDGDGRGALRGGRGALGGGAAGNGGAGVESGGGDGGHRAGECSGGSGGSGRRAGARSEQKSLEEGQEECGRAQPGYDAEAAQTSVEALEALQLELSSVKVRTNRAFCRLKHKLRQAFKPHLERRSNIIERIRGFWFKTILNHPLMSAMISDQDQDMLNYMISLKVEEFIHPTNSCKIIFFFGRNPYFQNEVITKEYDITITGYKASHSTPIQWLGDYECQTNSYSNSNTSLNFFNWLSDHNFAGSNRIAEIICEDLWLNPLQYYLRI, encoded by the exons ATGCGTATGCTTTCTGTGCACTACTTACCGTCACGATCTCTCTCCACTGAAAAACGAGCAAGGAGAGACATTTGTGTAGGTCGAGCTAACGGTGCCCACAATAGGAAACGTGAAAGAGGAAGAACAGGGCGCCTTTCCGGGCACCGGCTCGGCTGCCAGGGCGCAGTTTTCCCGGCTCCGCTTAGGTTTTGTGGGCGGGATAATCGCTGCGGGCAGCCAGATCCTGTATGGCGGGGTCTGCCTCCATGGCTTAGGAAATTCCGCCCCAGAACCAGCCGGGGTCCCCGCGCGGGCCCTGACCTGACCTTCACTGAGCGCCACGCACGTTCCCCAccagcctgctggag GGGCGGAGGCACAGGCCCCAGCTGGAGGGATGGAGACGGGAGAGGCGCCCTGCGAGGAGGCCGCGGTGCTCTGGGTGGAGGAGCTGCCGGAAATGGCGGTGCTGGAGTGGAgagtggaggtggtgatggaggaCATCGTGCGGGAGAATGTAGTGGCGGTAGTGGAGGGAGTGGCCGAAGAGCAGGAGCGAGAAGCGAGCAGAAAagcctggaggaggggcaggaggagtgcGGGCGGGCCCAGCCAGGGTATGATGCGGAGGCGGCCCAGACATCAGTGGAGGCGCTAGAGGCCCTGCAGTTAGAGCTGAGCAGCGTGAAAGTCCGAACCAACCGGGCCTTTTGCCGGCTGAAGCACAAGCTGAGGCAGGCCTTTAAGCCGCACCTGGAGCGCAGAAGCAACATCATTGAGCGTATTCGTGGCTTCTGGTTCAAAACC ATTCTGAACCATCCTCTGATGTCAGCAATGATCAGCGACCAGGATCAGGATATGCTCAACTATATGATCAGTTTGAAG GTAGAAGAGTTCATCCATCCTACAAATAGTTGcaaaatcatatttttctttgggAGAAACCCTTACTTCCAAAATGAAGTGATCACTAAGGAGTATGACATTACTATCACTG GATATAAGGCATCTCATTCCACTCCAATCCAATGGCTCGGTGATTATGAGTGCCAGACCAACAGCTACAGTAACTCCAATACCAGCCTTAACTTCTTCAACTGGTTGTCTGACCATAACTTTGCAGGATCTAATAGAATTGCTGAG ATCATCTGTGAGGATCTCTGGCTGAATCCCCTGCAGTACTACCTAAGGATATAA